One Streptomyces sp. P9-A2 DNA window includes the following coding sequences:
- a CDS encoding Nramp family divalent metal transporter, producing MADTTGNTQDTGAPPGAGSGPQPRKSSWRYIGPGIVVAATGVGAGDLVATLIAGSSFGYTLLWAAVIGCLVKISLAEAAGRWHLATGRTLFDGWASLGRWTTYFFGVYVVIWGFVYGAAAMSSSALPLQALFPDVMDLEGWGIACALVGLVFVWFNRYAVFEKVMTVLVGVMFAVTVYLAIRVAPNLGDAFAGLLPVLPDADDSVLYTLGLIGGVGGTITLAAYGYWVNAKGWTNTGWMKVMRLDNRVAYVTTGIFVVAMLFVGAELLNSAGLALEKGDQGLVQLSDILEERYGTATAKFFLIGFFATSFTSLIGVWHGVSLMFADFVTRGRKKAKVSRGEAIASGRPEKSWPFRAYLLWLTFPPMILLFEGQPFRLIILYGVLGAAFMPFLALTLLWLLNSTRTPREWCNGVLSNTMLVIAGLLFLVLCVKQVWDQPWSEFF from the coding sequence ATGGCGGACACCACGGGAAACACCCAGGACACCGGAGCCCCACCCGGCGCCGGCTCCGGCCCCCAGCCCCGCAAGTCCAGTTGGAGGTACATCGGCCCCGGCATCGTCGTCGCCGCGACCGGGGTGGGAGCCGGCGACCTGGTCGCCACCCTCATCGCGGGCAGCAGCTTCGGCTACACCCTCCTCTGGGCGGCGGTCATCGGCTGCCTGGTGAAGATCTCCCTCGCCGAGGCGGCGGGCCGCTGGCACCTGGCCACCGGCCGCACCCTGTTCGACGGTTGGGCGAGCCTGGGCCGCTGGACGACGTACTTCTTCGGCGTCTACGTCGTCATCTGGGGCTTCGTCTACGGAGCGGCGGCGATGTCGTCGAGCGCGCTGCCCCTGCAGGCCCTCTTCCCGGACGTGATGGACCTCGAAGGGTGGGGCATCGCCTGTGCCCTGGTGGGTCTGGTCTTCGTCTGGTTCAACAGATACGCGGTCTTCGAGAAGGTCATGACGGTCCTGGTGGGCGTCATGTTCGCGGTGACCGTCTACCTGGCGATCAGGGTGGCACCGAACCTCGGGGACGCCTTCGCCGGACTGCTCCCGGTCCTTCCCGACGCGGACGACTCGGTCCTCTACACCCTGGGCCTGATCGGCGGCGTCGGCGGCACGATCACGCTGGCCGCGTACGGCTACTGGGTCAACGCCAAGGGCTGGACGAACACCGGCTGGATGAAGGTGATGCGCCTCGACAACCGCGTCGCGTACGTCACCACCGGCATCTTCGTCGTCGCGATGCTCTTCGTCGGCGCCGAGCTCCTGAACTCGGCGGGGCTCGCGCTGGAGAAGGGCGACCAGGGCCTGGTGCAGCTGAGCGACATCCTGGAGGAAAGGTACGGCACCGCGACGGCGAAGTTCTTCCTGATCGGCTTCTTCGCCACGTCGTTCACGTCGCTGATCGGCGTGTGGCACGGGGTGAGCCTGATGTTCGCCGACTTCGTGACGCGCGGCCGGAAGAAGGCGAAGGTGTCGAGGGGCGAGGCCATCGCGTCCGGCCGCCCGGAGAAGTCCTGGCCGTTCCGCGCCTACCTGCTGTGGCTGACCTTCCCACCCATGATCCTCCTGTTCGAAGGCCAGCCCTTCCGCCTCATCATCCTCTACGGCGTCCTGGGCGCCGCCTTCATGCCCTTCCTCGCCCTGACCCTGCTCTGGCTCCTCAACTCCACCCGCACACCCCGAGAATGGTGCAACGGGGTCCTCAGCAACACCATGCTCGTCATCGCCGGCCTCCTCTTCCTGGTCCTGTGCGTCAAACAGGTCTGGGACCAGCCCTGGTCGGAGTTCTTCTAG
- a CDS encoding SigE family RNA polymerase sigma factor: protein MGQDGREGGYGDFAAARAGHLYRSACLLTAGDTYLAEDLVQETLGRVYVHWRRVSRADNPAGYAQTVLTRAFLTHQRRRSSTERSAAAFPERPSTDDDPSLRLTLLDALARLPTKDRAVVVLRYWEDRSVQETADAMNVSSAAVRTRSVRALARLRELLGEDLGEYART from the coding sequence ATGGGGCAGGACGGTCGCGAGGGCGGGTACGGGGACTTCGCGGCGGCGCGGGCCGGGCATCTGTACCGGTCCGCGTGTCTGCTCACCGCCGGGGACACATACCTCGCCGAGGACCTCGTCCAGGAGACCCTCGGGCGGGTGTACGTGCACTGGAGGCGGGTCTCCCGCGCGGACAACCCCGCCGGGTACGCGCAGACCGTACTCACCCGCGCGTTCCTCACCCACCAGCGGCGGCGCAGCAGCACCGAGCGCTCGGCCGCCGCGTTCCCGGAGCGGCCGAGCACCGACGACGACCCGTCCCTGCGGCTCACCCTGCTCGACGCCCTCGCCCGGTTGCCCACCAAGGACCGCGCGGTGGTCGTCCTGCGGTACTGGGAGGACCGCTCGGTCCAGGAGACCGCCGACGCGATGAACGTCAGCTCGGCGGCGGTGCGGACGCGCAGCGTGCGCGCCCTGGCCCGGCTGCGGGAACTGCTCGGAGAGGACCTCGGTGAATACGCCCGGACCTGA
- a CDS encoding helix-turn-helix domain-containing protein — translation MGARTSPTERQKRLGAEVRRMRTAAGMTGEFAAGLLGVDRGKISNIESGTRTISPERLRTLACNCDCDDDAYVDALVEMARSAGQDWWDKYRGSLPVGLLDIAELEHHAVRLRSVHLIHMPGLLQSTAHAQAVFKAALPPLPEHEVALRLAHRLERQRVLEGDSPTTYVGILHEAALRMQFGGPKVARGQLEHLLTMSSLPHVSLQVIPFTAGAFPGAGQTVVYMEGPVRRLDTVQIDSTHGPEFVYHEAQLSKYRAQLDWMEQHSLSPADSHSFIQDIAEQL, via the coding sequence ATGGGCGCGAGGACGTCGCCGACCGAACGTCAGAAGAGGCTGGGCGCAGAGGTCCGGAGGATGCGTACGGCCGCCGGCATGACCGGCGAGTTCGCCGCCGGACTGCTCGGTGTGGACCGGGGCAAAATCTCCAACATCGAGTCCGGGACCCGCACCATCAGCCCCGAGCGGCTGCGCACGCTGGCCTGCAACTGCGACTGCGACGACGATGCCTACGTTGACGCCCTGGTCGAGATGGCACGGTCCGCAGGACAGGACTGGTGGGACAAATACCGGGGCAGCCTCCCGGTCGGGCTGCTCGACATCGCCGAATTGGAGCACCACGCGGTACGGCTACGGAGTGTGCACCTGATTCACATGCCCGGACTGCTCCAGTCGACTGCTCACGCACAAGCCGTCTTCAAGGCCGCGCTGCCTCCGCTGCCGGAGCATGAGGTCGCACTGCGGCTGGCCCACCGCCTGGAACGCCAGCGAGTGCTGGAAGGCGACAGCCCCACCACATACGTCGGGATACTCCATGAAGCAGCTCTGCGCATGCAGTTCGGCGGACCGAAGGTGGCACGTGGGCAGTTGGAGCATCTGCTCACCATGTCCAGCCTCCCTCATGTGTCATTGCAGGTCATCCCGTTCACGGCCGGAGCCTTTCCCGGCGCAGGCCAGACCGTCGTCTACATGGAGGGGCCGGTACGGCGCCTCGACACCGTACAGATCGACAGCACCCACGGTCCGGAATTCGTGTACCACGAAGCGCAGTTGTCCAAGTACCGGGCTCAGCTCGACTGGATGGAGCAGCACTCCCTGTCGCCCGCGGATTCCCACAGCTTCATCCAGGACATCGCCGAACAGCTCTGA
- a CDS encoding ATP-binding protein: MSVSRCPVVPVLSADPTAPVPETLAYSFTLPARLTSPGLARAASREMLRAHGLTDLLDPALQAVSELVTVACRFTESTDVYLSLRYRASALRVVAYDSHPRHTHPRLAAACDTRRRAALRFLSCVCRACDGTWGFGEAREPGGGTRMWATLPRVSARSYGSPPAVSR; this comes from the coding sequence ATGTCTGTGTCCCGCTGCCCCGTCGTACCCGTGCTCTCCGCCGATCCCACGGCCCCCGTCCCCGAAACCCTGGCCTACAGCTTCACGTTGCCCGCGCGGCTCACGAGCCCGGGACTGGCGCGAGCGGCGTCACGGGAGATGCTGAGGGCGCACGGGCTGACGGATCTGCTGGACCCCGCGCTGCAAGCGGTGAGCGAACTGGTGACGGTGGCCTGCCGGTTCACGGAGTCGACGGACGTGTACCTCTCCCTCCGCTACCGTGCCTCCGCTCTCCGGGTGGTCGCGTACGACAGCCACCCGCGCCACACCCACCCCCGCCTGGCCGCTGCGTGCGACACGCGCCGCCGTGCGGCTCTGCGCTTCCTGTCCTGTGTCTGCCGAGCCTGTGACGGCACCTGGGGCTTCGGCGAGGCCCGTGAACCGGGCGGCGGCACCCGCATGTGGGCAACGCTGCCCAGGGTGAGCGCGAGGTCATACGGCAGCCCACCCGCCGTGTCTCGCTGA
- a CDS encoding chitinase has product MDRAPATPEPRGRDREAGGDAGRNPAGRRGRLWAGALVSALALTLPLVSAGQASAADVNNAKNAGFESGLSNWTCSANSGTTVSSPVHGGSAALKATPAGQDNARCTQTVAVRPDSTYSLSTWVQGGYAYLGVTGTGTTDVSTWTPDSTSWKQLTTSFRTGSATTSVTVYTHGWYGQQPYYTDDLSVFGPDGGGGGDPAPTVPGTPGGLSVSGTTSSTASLRWNPVSGATGYSLYRNGTKITAVTGTSATVTGLAASTSYSFQVAATNAAGESPKSTAVTARTTEGNGGGGGDLPRHAVTGYWQNFNNGAAVQRISDVPAQYDIIAVAFADATGTPGAVTFNLDSAGLNGYTVAQFKADVRAKQAAGKKVIISVGGELGAVSVNNPASATNFANSVHAVMQEYGFDGVDIDLENGLNATYMTQALRSLSAKTGPGMILTMAPQTIDMQSTSNSYFQTALNVKDILTVVNMQYYNSGSMLGCDGKVYSQGSVDFLTALACIQLEGGLDPSQVGLGLPASTRGAGSGYVSPTVVNNALNCLTRGTNCGTFKPSKTYPSLRGAMTWSTNWDATSGNAWSNAVGPHVHALP; this is encoded by the coding sequence GTGGACCGCGCACCAGCCACGCCCGAACCCAGAGGCAGAGACAGAGAAGCAGGCGGAGACGCAGGCAGGAACCCGGCCGGCCGCAGGGGGCGCCTCTGGGCGGGCGCCCTCGTCTCCGCCCTCGCTCTCACCCTCCCCCTCGTGAGCGCGGGCCAGGCATCCGCGGCGGACGTGAACAACGCCAAGAACGCCGGTTTCGAGTCGGGTCTGAGTAACTGGACCTGTTCGGCGAACAGCGGGACGACCGTCTCGTCCCCCGTACACGGCGGCTCGGCCGCGCTCAAGGCCACCCCGGCCGGCCAGGACAACGCCCGCTGTACCCAGACCGTCGCCGTGCGGCCCGACTCCACGTACTCCCTGAGCACCTGGGTGCAGGGCGGCTACGCCTACCTGGGCGTGACCGGTACCGGCACGACGGACGTCTCCACCTGGACCCCGGACTCCACCAGCTGGAAGCAGTTGACGACGAGTTTCCGCACCGGTTCCGCCACCACGTCCGTCACGGTCTACACCCACGGCTGGTACGGGCAGCAGCCCTACTACACGGACGACCTGTCGGTCTTCGGCCCCGACGGGGGCGGAGGCGGTGACCCGGCTCCGACCGTCCCCGGCACGCCGGGAGGCCTCAGCGTCTCGGGTACGACGTCGTCGACGGCGTCGTTGAGGTGGAACCCCGTATCGGGAGCGACGGGTTACTCCCTCTACCGCAACGGTACGAAGATCACGGCGGTGACGGGCACGTCGGCGACGGTGACCGGCCTCGCGGCGTCCACCTCGTACTCCTTCCAGGTGGCGGCGACCAACGCGGCGGGCGAGTCCCCGAAGTCGACGGCCGTGACGGCCCGGACGACGGAGGGCAACGGCGGTGGCGGTGGTGACCTACCCCGGCACGCGGTGACCGGCTACTGGCAGAACTTCAACAACGGCGCCGCGGTGCAGCGCATCTCGGACGTCCCGGCCCAGTACGACATCATCGCGGTCGCCTTCGCGGACGCGACGGGCACGCCGGGCGCGGTCACCTTCAACCTGGACTCGGCGGGTCTGAACGGCTACACCGTGGCCCAGTTCAAGGCGGACGTACGGGCGAAGCAGGCGGCCGGGAAGAAGGTCATCATCTCGGTGGGCGGTGAACTGGGCGCCGTGTCGGTGAACAACCCCGCCTCCGCGACGAACTTCGCGAACTCGGTCCACGCCGTCATGCAGGAGTACGGCTTCGACGGCGTCGACATCGACCTGGAGAACGGCCTCAACGCGACCTACATGACGCAGGCGCTGCGGTCGCTGTCCGCGAAGACCGGCCCGGGCATGATCCTGACGATGGCTCCGCAGACCATCGACATGCAGTCCACGTCCAACTCGTACTTCCAGACCGCGCTGAACGTGAAGGACATCCTCACGGTCGTCAACATGCAGTACTACAACAGCGGTTCGATGCTGGGCTGCGACGGCAAGGTCTACAGCCAGGGCTCGGTGGACTTCCTCACCGCGCTGGCCTGCATCCAACTGGAGGGCGGCCTCGACCCGTCCCAGGTGGGCCTCGGCCTCCCGGCCTCCACCCGCGGCGCGGGCAGCGGCTACGTCTCCCCGACCGTGGTGAACAACGCGCTGAACTGCCTGACCAGGGGCACCAACTGCGGCACCTTCAAGCCGTCGAAGACCTACCCGTCCCTGCGCGGCGCGATGACCTGGTCCACCAACTGGGACGCCACCTCCGGCAACGCCTGGTCCAACGCGGTCGGCCCGCACGTCCACGCCCTGCCGTAA
- the cpaB gene encoding Flp pilus assembly protein CpaB, with amino-acid sequence MNSRQRRGVILLLLSILCALAAFAGVLSVIDDVESKVGPEVTAYRLKSDVAPYTPLSTGQFEKIEMPERWLSQNAVTDLGDIRGKIAVTTLREGSLLQSDMIVNQPALQPGQQEVAIMIDAATGVAGKITAGSSVNVYATFEGEREGAPAQSKIIVTNAKVLDVGRITALEPDENDRGRQPTDAVPITFALSTIDAQRITYAESFAQRVRLALVAPGGDSTVPEQDRTYELAKDK; translated from the coding sequence ATGAACTCCCGTCAGCGCCGCGGCGTGATACTCCTGCTCCTGTCGATCCTGTGCGCCCTCGCCGCGTTCGCCGGCGTGCTCTCCGTCATCGACGACGTGGAGTCCAAGGTCGGTCCCGAGGTCACCGCGTACCGACTGAAATCCGACGTGGCGCCCTACACGCCGCTCAGCACGGGCCAGTTCGAGAAGATCGAGATGCCCGAGCGCTGGCTGTCACAGAACGCGGTCACCGATCTCGGCGACATCCGGGGCAAGATCGCCGTCACCACGCTGCGCGAGGGCTCCCTCCTGCAGAGCGACATGATCGTGAACCAGCCCGCCCTGCAGCCGGGGCAGCAGGAGGTCGCCATCATGATCGACGCGGCCACCGGCGTCGCCGGAAAGATCACGGCGGGCTCGTCGGTCAACGTCTACGCCACCTTCGAGGGGGAACGCGAGGGCGCCCCCGCCCAGTCCAAGATCATCGTGACCAACGCCAAGGTCCTCGACGTCGGCCGGATCACCGCCCTGGAACCCGACGAGAACGACCGCGGCCGGCAGCCCACGGACGCCGTCCCCATCACCTTCGCGCTGTCCACCATCGACGCCCAGCGCATCACCTACGCCGAGTCCTTCGCCCAGCGGGTCAGGCTCGCACTCGTCGCCCCCGGCGGCGACAGCACGGTCCCCGAGCAGGACCGTACGTACGAACTCGCGAAGGACAAGTGA